In the Thermodesulfovibrionales bacterium genome, CCAAATACGGGAATCGCTGATGATGAGCATGATACAAGATAACTCTCGGGGGACGGCATCACATTGATCGTTCGTAAAAATGCTGTTACTCTGACACTTTTCGTGAGGGAGGATATATGGACATTATTGTATTAAAGCCCGGCGCAACAGAAGAAGCGTTACGGCACCTGGTTAAGAAATTAGAGAGCAAGGGGCTCCAGGCGAACGTGTCGAGGGGCACGGAACGGACGATCATCGGGGTCATCGGCGACACTTCGAAGGTCACGGAGGACGAGGAAGACGCCATCCGTGCGATGACCGGTGTCGAGAATGTGATGCGCATCATCAAGCCCTTCAAGCTGGCGAGCAGGGAGTTCAAGTCCGACAACACCGTCATCGATGTCAGGGGAAGAGCGATCGGGGGAAAGAAGATTCCCGTTATCGCAGGGCCCTGTTCCGTGGAGAACAAGACGATGATCGTGAGCATCGCGGAAGAGGTGAAAGAGGCGGGTGCCCTTTTCATCAGGGGCGGCGCATACAAGCCGCGGACATCCCCCTACGCCTTTCAGGGACTCGGTGAAGAGGGACTCCAGTATCTGGCAGATGCACGGGCAAAGACCGGCCTCCCGATCGTGACGGAACTCATGGACCCGAGGGACCTCGATGTCATGGTCAGGTATACCGATATCATCCAGATCGGCGCGCGGAATATGCAGAACTTCAGGCTCCTCCTCGAGGTCGGCACGGTGAAGAAGCCGGTCCTTTTGAAGCGAGGCCTCTCTTCCACGATTAAGGAATGGCTCATGTCGGCCGAATATATTATGTCAAAGGGCAACCATGAGGTTATCCTTTGCGAAAGAGGCATCAGGACGTTCGAGACCGCGACGCGGAATACGCTCGATCTGAGCGCAGTCCCGGTCTTAAAGGCGCTCACCCACCTGCCTGTCGTTGTCGATCCCAGTCATGGAGTCGGGAAATGGGACCTTGTTGCGCCTATGGCAAAGGCGGCCGTGGCTGCAGGGGCTGACGGTCTTCTCATTGAGGTGCATGCAAACCCTGAAGAGGCGATGTCAGACGGGGAACAGTCCCTGAAGCCGGATGCCTTCAGGACATTGATGGCTGAGCTGAAGCCGATAGCCGCTGCGGTCGGCAGGGAGATATAGCCAGCCGATGTTCTTTTCTCGTGTAGCAATTCTCGGT is a window encoding:
- the aroF gene encoding 3-deoxy-7-phosphoheptulonate synthase, with the protein product MDIIVLKPGATEEALRHLVKKLESKGLQANVSRGTERTIIGVIGDTSKVTEDEEDAIRAMTGVENVMRIIKPFKLASREFKSDNTVIDVRGRAIGGKKIPVIAGPCSVENKTMIVSIAEEVKEAGALFIRGGAYKPRTSPYAFQGLGEEGLQYLADARAKTGLPIVTELMDPRDLDVMVRYTDIIQIGARNMQNFRLLLEVGTVKKPVLLKRGLSSTIKEWLMSAEYIMSKGNHEVILCERGIRTFETATRNTLDLSAVPVLKALTHLPVVVDPSHGVGKWDLVAPMAKAAVAAGADGLLIEVHANPEEAMSDGEQSLKPDAFRTLMAELKPIAAAVGREI